The nucleotide window GATTTTAGTTTTGATGTTCCCAGGGAAGATTATCAGAAATATGTGGTTCCGCTTTCTCTACAGCTGCTGTTGGAAAACTGTATCAAACATAATTTTGCGACATCATCAAAACCACTTACTATTAGAATTTTTTCAGACGGAAATACCCTTTGCATTGAAAACAATCTCCAGGTAAGAGAGCAGATCAAAGAAAGTTCCGGGATTGGTCTTGCCAATATTGTACAACGCTATTCTCTGCTTACAGAACGGAATGTCTTTATAGAAAAGTCTGAGGATCATTTTAAAGTAAAGCTTCCGATGCTTTTAGTTAAGCCACAAGTTTCCAATGAAGAACCTGAAGAAGAAGCTGCTGCTTATAAAAGGGCTCAAAAGAGGGTTAGGGAAATGAAAAAGTTTTATTCCAGCCTGATTACGTACTGTATTATTATTCCTTTTTTATTCTTTGTCAATCTTTTTACAAGTAAAGGGGAGTATTGGTTTTGGTATCCGGCATTAGTGTGGGGAATGGTTTTGGCTTTCAGAGCTTTCAAGATTTTCGGAATCGGGGAGTCCTGGCAGGAAAAGAAGATCAGAGAAATTATGAATCAACAAAAGAACAGAAGCAATGGAAAAATTTGATGAAAATGATATTCACTATCAGCAGGCAAAAAAGCAGGTGGAACAACTTACCGGGTTTTATGGACATTTATTCGTTTATGTGGCAGTAAACATCATTATTGTCTTTTATAATATTTCACATCTGGAACCGGGAGAAAGTTATTTTCAGTTTAAGAATTTCTTCACTGCCATTTTTTGGGGGATCGGACTTCTGGTTCATGCACTTTCCGTTTTCTTGCCAAAAATCGGTGCTGTAAAAAAGTGGGAGGAAGATAAAATCCGTGAAATAATTGATAAGAAAAAAGATCATTAAAAAACAGAACACTATGTGATTCATTTGAAAATTAACCTTAAAAACCTAACGGAAATGAATACTTTATCCATTCTATTTTATATTTCAATGACAGCCTGGTTTCTTACAGAGATATTGTATAAAAACATGCTGAAATCCGGTAAAGAAGACAAAAAAGATAAGGACAGATCTACTCTTAATATCTTATGGCTGGCCATTCCTTTTTCCATCATGAGTTCAGTAATCCTATCCTATAATACCCGTTTGCCGATCATTAAAGACAACTGGATTCTTTACCTTGGTGAGTTTTTCATTCTTGCCGGGATTATTTTCAGGTACATTATTATCAGGTCTCTGGGAAAATACTTTACAGTAGATGTTACCATCAGACAGGACCATAAAATCAAAAAAGAGGGTTTTTATAGATATCTGAGGCATCCTTCCTATGCTTTTTCCCTGCTAACATCACTTGGACTTGGCTTGTATCTCAATAACTGGCTTTCATTACTCTTTGCTTTTGTGCCTCCTTTTTTAGCTTTTGCCTACAGGATTAAAATTGAAGAACAGGCTCTGGTGGAGCAGTTTGGAGAAGAATATATCGCTTACAGAAAAAGTACTAAAAAGCTGATCCCTTTTATCTATTAAGTTGAAGTTCTTACCATTCAGGTATCATTTTCTACCGTTCGGTAATATAAAATTGATAGGAGGCTTTTTTCTGAACTACCTTTGACTCAAGAAAAAAACAAATTAACCTTTAAAACAAAACATTATGGAGATTTTACCTGATAAAGAAACAATTGCTTACAGAAAAGCAACAAGAAGAGTAAAAGAATTGAAAGAGTTTTATGGAAATCTTACTTCTTACTGTCTTGTAATTCCCTTTTTAGCTGTACTGAATATTCTTACCGCTCCCGGATATTTATGGTTTTTATGGCCTGCATTGGGCTGGGGAATCGGACTTGCATTTCATGCCGTTAATGTATATGGAATTGGTAAAGAATGGGAAGAAAGGAAAATAAAAGAACTGATGGATAAAGAAGAAAAGCCAAAAATAAAAACATTTTAACCTATAATAACTAAAAAAATTATACAATCATGGATTATCAAACTGCGTACACAAGAACTCAAAACATTAAAAAATTCTACAGAAGTATTTTTATATTTGCGGTAGTTGCTGTCCTTATTGCTCCAGACGATATTTTTGATGAAAAAACGATCAGAATTCAATTATTCGACAGATATGCTATACTTGGAATATGGGGACTTATCCTTCTTGTAAAAGCCTTAAAGCTGTTTCTTTTTGATTCCGAATGGGAAAGGGAAATGATTGAAAAAGAACTCAGAAAAGAGAAAAAGCCGATAGACTATTAAAATATCTGCGCTTTTGTCTACCTTTATTTCCCAAAATCTGAAAACCAAAAGTAAAGCTCAATGATCAAAACTGTCATTATAGAAGACGAAAAACCGGCTTCAAGGAAATTAGAAAGAATGCTGGGTAACTTTCCTGAAATTGAAATAGTTGCTAAAATAGAATCAGTAGAAGAAGGAGTTGCCTGGTTTTCTGAAAACGAACATCCCCAGCTGATTTTCTCCGATATTGTTTTAGGAGACGGTCTCTCTTTTGATATCTTTGAAAAGGTACCTACCAAAGGTTTCATCATTTATACGACAGCTTTTGACCAGTACACGCTGAAAGCATTTAAACTGAACAGCATTGATTATCTATTAAAGCCCATCCTTGATGAAGATCTGGAAGGCGCTGTAGAGAAGTTCAAATCATTCATTCCTGCCAGTGATACCAATGCTTCTCAGGATATCAAACAGCTGATCAGGAAGGAAAAATCAACGCTTTCCAGAGTTCTGGTTAAAATAGGTTATAACCTTAAAATTATACAGACTCACGAAATAAGCTGTTTTTTCAGTGAGAACAAAATCGTTTACCTTCAGACAGAAGACCGTACTTATCCATCAGATTTTACACTTGATGAGCTGGAAGACGTCCTGGATGAAAAAAAGTTTTTCCGTGTCAACAGGCAGTTTATTATCAGTTCAGATTATATCAAAAACATTCACACTTCACCTTATTATAAAGTGGATCTGGATTTTCAGCCGGAAGATGAAATTACAGTTAGCAGAGACCGGGTGAAAGACTTTAAGGATTGGCTGGTCAGCTGATAAAAATTAACACAAAAAACAAACGCCATGGATCTTATATTATTGATTTTTAAACTGTTTCTTTCTATTTTTTATCCCTAAAAAAGGAGAATGATCAACTGCCATAGAAATCGCTGGCAGATTTTATAAAATGGTGAAAGGCATCTGTAACTTCCTTCTTGTGCTTATAGCTAAGAGGAAAAGGAACCATATGGGAATATTCGTACGGAAAATCTTTGATTTCAATATCAACATTGATATTCCTGTAACCTCCCTGCAGCGTATTTAGGGCTTCCATTGGAGGAGCAACACTATCTTTCTCCAGTACATAAGCTTTGATTTGTGTCTGGATTTCCTGAATTCTTTCTTCCCTTTCTTTCTGAAAATAATTATAACGGAGCATCTTTTTAAACCAGCTTTCCTGTGGATGTAATGCTTCGGTCTGATAATGTTTAAGCCGGGAATCTGATTTAAAATCCGAGCTTAGAAGCTCCGTAAAAACAGACTGCATTTTGACGGTTGCTTGGGTATCCATAATGTATTTGGATATGGGAAACATCCGGTCGATCGTCATTCCACCGCAAAAGCAGAAAACTTTCGATTCGGAAAAGTAATGATCAGGATCAGCCATTTTGATGATCATGGAAAGGAAAGATCCTATAGAATACCCGAATAAATCTAATTTTGCATCCTGGG belongs to Chryseobacterium gleum and includes:
- a CDS encoding 2TM domain-containing protein, with product MEKFDENDIHYQQAKKQVEQLTGFYGHLFVYVAVNIIIVFYNISHLEPGESYFQFKNFFTAIFWGIGLLVHALSVFLPKIGAVKKWEEDKIREIIDKKKDH
- a CDS encoding methyltransferase family protein, with the translated sequence MNTLSILFYISMTAWFLTEILYKNMLKSGKEDKKDKDRSTLNILWLAIPFSIMSSVILSYNTRLPIIKDNWILYLGEFFILAGIIFRYIIIRSLGKYFTVDVTIRQDHKIKKEGFYRYLRHPSYAFSLLTSLGLGLYLNNWLSLLFAFVPPFLAFAYRIKIEEQALVEQFGEEYIAYRKSTKKLIPFIY
- a CDS encoding 2TM domain-containing protein — encoded protein: MEILPDKETIAYRKATRRVKELKEFYGNLTSYCLVIPFLAVLNILTAPGYLWFLWPALGWGIGLAFHAVNVYGIGKEWEERKIKELMDKEEKPKIKTF
- a CDS encoding 2TM domain-containing protein gives rise to the protein MDYQTAYTRTQNIKKFYRSIFIFAVVAVLIAPDDIFDEKTIRIQLFDRYAILGIWGLILLVKALKLFLFDSEWEREMIEKELRKEKKPIDY
- a CDS encoding LytR/AlgR family response regulator transcription factor, with product MIKTVIIEDEKPASRKLERMLGNFPEIEIVAKIESVEEGVAWFSENEHPQLIFSDIVLGDGLSFDIFEKVPTKGFIIYTTAFDQYTLKAFKLNSIDYLLKPILDEDLEGAVEKFKSFIPASDTNASQDIKQLIRKEKSTLSRVLVKIGYNLKIIQTHEISCFFSENKIVYLQTEDRTYPSDFTLDELEDVLDEKKFFRVNRQFIISSDYIKNIHTSPYYKVDLDFQPEDEITVSRDRVKDFKDWLVS